A DNA window from Nitrospira sp. contains the following coding sequences:
- a CDS encoding DNA translocase FtsK (MaGe:77309464): MGATTSAKRGEARRAPAPPSHIQREVIGVTLIALSLLTLLSLLSFVPGEAETVASGAPAAAPPRNLIGSFGAVLAGGFFFLIGGAAYLFPPLLGKLGLRCFSQSPAGIRLRTAISSLGAILFLSAFLHLEATAVPTVSSGFVFRGMAGGVFGQVLADGLRSWFASTGAHIVILASFLVSLLFTTPLSLTELVHGFPERWEAWREKLAALMPEPAIEAPVETGNRRQRTRAVKESPEPALEDIPAVIAQADHESAAVIDWPVIQPQITSRPTPVETNESEVEVVSTTVDSSDYQLPDPDELLSDPSGPVTRMSDEELKAQSDVLMRALASFGIIGKVTEVRPGPVVTMYEFEPSPGTKVARIVNLADDLALGLKAISLRIVAPIPGKSVVGIEVPNLARETVSMKEVVMSETFTKARSKLTLALGKDIFGAPATADLKTMPHLLVAGATGAGKSVGLNTMLLSILFSARPSEVKLLLIDPKMLEFSSYDGIPHLLRPVITDAKSAARGLGWVVAEMERRYKLLSEAGVRNIDAYNRKVAGLHEAFAEEAAAANQPELPMEFLTEEQRLSAGESTDPEVDPGPRDRPTPPEPLPYIVVMIDELADLMMVAPKDVEDKIARLAQMARASGIHLVLATQRPSVDVLTGLIKANFPARIAFQVSSKTDSRTILDANGAEALLGRGDMLYLASGTGRLARLHGSFVSDDDVRRVVDFVKKQALPKYDPELQALKQEDAAEEEAKDEVYEQAKDLVLTSGQASASLIQRRLRVGYPRAARMIEQMEADGIVGAAGRDGRREVLGRRGPVGAVEA; encoded by the coding sequence ATGGGTGCTACGACGTCGGCGAAGCGGGGCGAAGCCCGCCGCGCCCCTGCTCCTCCTTCCCATATTCAGCGTGAAGTCATCGGCGTGACCTTGATCGCGCTGAGTTTGCTCACGCTCTTAAGTCTGCTGTCTTTTGTGCCGGGTGAAGCCGAGACGGTGGCGTCTGGCGCTCCGGCAGCGGCGCCTCCACGCAATTTGATCGGATCATTTGGGGCGGTCCTGGCCGGTGGATTCTTTTTTCTGATTGGTGGAGCGGCGTATCTATTTCCTCCCTTGCTCGGCAAGCTCGGGCTGCGCTGTTTTTCTCAGAGCCCCGCCGGTATTCGGTTGCGCACGGCTATTAGTTCGCTCGGCGCCATCCTGTTCCTGAGCGCTTTTTTGCATCTCGAAGCCACGGCGGTTCCTACGGTAAGCAGCGGGTTCGTTTTTCGAGGCATGGCGGGCGGAGTATTCGGGCAAGTCTTGGCAGATGGGCTCCGGTCTTGGTTTGCCAGCACCGGCGCGCATATTGTGATTCTGGCCAGTTTTTTAGTGTCGCTCTTATTCACCACGCCGTTGTCATTGACGGAGCTGGTTCACGGGTTTCCTGAGCGTTGGGAGGCCTGGAGAGAAAAGCTGGCGGCGCTGATGCCGGAACCGGCGATTGAAGCTCCGGTGGAAACGGGTAATCGACGGCAGCGAACCCGTGCGGTAAAGGAAAGTCCGGAGCCAGCATTGGAGGATATCCCAGCCGTCATCGCGCAAGCGGACCATGAATCGGCTGCGGTGATCGATTGGCCGGTGATCCAACCCCAGATCACATCGCGCCCTACTCCTGTTGAAACGAATGAGTCGGAGGTCGAAGTCGTCTCGACGACGGTCGATTCCAGCGACTATCAACTGCCCGATCCCGATGAGCTGTTAAGCGATCCGAGCGGTCCGGTCACCCGCATGTCCGACGAGGAGCTGAAGGCGCAGTCCGATGTGTTGATGCGCGCCCTGGCGAGCTTTGGCATCATCGGCAAGGTGACGGAAGTGCGGCCTGGGCCGGTCGTGACCATGTATGAATTTGAGCCGTCGCCTGGAACGAAGGTGGCGAGGATTGTGAATTTGGCCGACGATCTGGCGCTGGGACTGAAAGCGATCAGTTTGCGCATTGTCGCGCCGATCCCTGGGAAGTCCGTCGTCGGAATCGAAGTGCCGAATCTGGCTCGTGAAACGGTGTCGATGAAAGAAGTCGTGATGAGCGAGACCTTCACGAAGGCCCGCTCGAAACTCACGCTGGCGCTGGGCAAGGACATCTTCGGCGCGCCGGCGACGGCGGATCTCAAAACCATGCCGCATCTGCTGGTGGCAGGCGCCACCGGGGCCGGGAAAAGCGTCGGGCTCAATACGATGCTCTTGAGCATTCTGTTTTCCGCGCGGCCGAGCGAGGTCAAGCTCTTGTTAATTGACCCGAAGATGCTGGAGTTTTCATCGTATGACGGCATCCCTCACTTGCTGCGGCCGGTCATCACCGATGCGAAATCGGCGGCGCGCGGGTTGGGATGGGTGGTGGCCGAGATGGAACGGCGATACAAGCTGCTGTCGGAAGCCGGCGTGCGGAATATCGATGCGTACAATCGCAAAGTGGCGGGATTGCATGAGGCGTTTGCGGAAGAGGCGGCGGCGGCGAACCAGCCGGAATTGCCGATGGAGTTCCTGACGGAAGAGCAGCGCCTGTCTGCCGGTGAATCGACGGATCCCGAGGTCGATCCCGGTCCGAGGGACCGCCCGACGCCGCCCGAGCCGCTGCCCTATATTGTCGTGATGATCGATGAGCTGGCCGATTTGATGATGGTGGCGCCGAAGGATGTGGAAGACAAGATTGCCCGCCTGGCGCAGATGGCCAGAGCCTCGGGCATCCACCTTGTCTTGGCGACGCAACGGCCGTCGGTGGACGTGCTCACGGGCTTGATCAAGGCGAACTTCCCAGCCCGGATTGCCTTTCAGGTGTCGTCGAAGACGGACTCGCGAACAATTCTCGACGCCAATGGCGCCGAAGCTTTGCTGGGACGAGGCGATATGCTCTATCTGGCCTCCGGGACGGGGCGGCTGGCTCGGCTGCATGGCTCGTTCGTGTCCGATGACGACGTGCGGCGCGTGGTGGATTTCGTGAAGAAGCAGGCACTGCCCAAATATGATCCAGAGTTGCAGGCATTAAAACAGGAAGACGCGGCGGAAGAGGAAGCGAAAGACGAAGTGTATGAGCAGGCAAAGGATCTTGTGCTGACGTCCGGGCAGGCGTCTGCATCGCTCATTCAGCGGCGCTTGCGCGTCGGCTATCCCCGCGCCGCCCGGATGATCGAGCAAATGGAAGCGGATGGCATCGTCGGCGCTGCAGGGCGCGACGGGCGCCGCGAAGTGCTTGGGCGCCGTGGTCCGGTGGGAGCGGTGGAAGCATGA
- a CDS encoding hypothetical protein (Evidence 5 : Unknown function; MaGe:77309474), producing the protein MTPSDLISCIPDQSSRENGRGGNPLNRAARIIGSPCLGVNERNSTLDTVKPERPNIFSRFADMAHALLSPCMVLQKLFARVKHGLRIDQLLLELEDRP; encoded by the coding sequence ATGACTCCGAGCGATCTGATCTCCTGCATTCCGGATCAATCCTCTCGTGAAAATGGACGGGGTGGCAACCCGCTCAATCGAGCGGCGCGGATTATAGGAAGCCCCTGCCTAGGAGTCAACGAACGGAACAGCACTCTCGACACTGTCAAGCCAGAGCGTCCAAATATCTTCTCACGGTTCGCCGACATGGCACATGCCTTGCTCAGCCCATGCATGGTTTTGCAAAAACTCTTCGCCAGAGTCAAGCATGGACTTAGGATAGATCAACTACTGCTGGAGCTGGAGGACCGCCCATGA
- a CDS encoding Sodium:calcium antiporter (MaGe:77309468) → MTLLLYVLLFLVSVAVTLGGVGLFTNAVEWLGKRLGISEGAVGSIFAAIGTTLPETSIPVIAIFFGSSQREAEVGLGAILGAPFMLSTLVLPILAVLLILFARAGKRPAQFQLNYGEVRTDLTFFLVGYAVALACVFIPSHAVHVAAAIGLMSLYLYYMKIKFSAEDDEEGGEGSLEPLLFAKRAKTPSYTMIGLQAVVGLGGLVTGAHLFVTAAEAVAATFSISPLILALLIAPLATELPEMSNSFFWLYRKKDRLAVGNVTGAMVFQGTFPVSVGLIGTEWALAPSAMLTMVLAVAAAGLCLLQILVGGRWQPWLLSAGAILYMGYTVYLYAF, encoded by the coding sequence GTGACGCTGCTGTTGTACGTGCTTCTTTTTCTCGTGTCCGTGGCGGTGACCTTAGGCGGCGTCGGGCTCTTTACCAATGCCGTCGAGTGGCTGGGGAAGCGGCTGGGCATTTCCGAAGGCGCGGTCGGCAGTATCTTCGCCGCGATTGGCACGACCTTGCCGGAAACATCGATCCCGGTCATTGCGATCTTTTTTGGGAGCAGCCAGCGGGAAGCGGAAGTCGGCTTGGGAGCCATTCTTGGCGCCCCGTTTATGCTCAGCACGCTGGTGCTGCCGATTCTGGCCGTGCTGTTGATCTTGTTTGCTCGCGCAGGCAAGCGGCCGGCGCAGTTCCAGTTGAACTACGGCGAGGTCAGGACGGACTTGACCTTCTTCCTGGTCGGTTATGCCGTTGCGCTGGCCTGCGTGTTCATTCCGTCCCATGCGGTCCATGTCGCGGCGGCAATCGGGCTTATGAGCCTCTATCTCTACTACATGAAGATCAAATTCAGCGCCGAAGACGATGAGGAAGGCGGCGAGGGCTCGCTGGAACCGTTGCTGTTTGCCAAGCGGGCCAAGACGCCGTCGTACACGATGATCGGGTTGCAGGCGGTGGTAGGGCTCGGTGGGTTGGTTACGGGGGCGCATTTGTTTGTGACTGCTGCCGAGGCGGTCGCCGCCACGTTTTCCATTTCTCCGCTGATCCTGGCGTTGCTCATTGCGCCGCTGGCGACGGAATTGCCGGAAATGTCGAACAGCTTTTTCTGGCTCTATCGAAAGAAAGACCGCCTGGCCGTCGGGAATGTCACGGGCGCTATGGTGTTCCAGGGGACCTTTCCTGTCTCAGTTGGATTGATTGGAACCGAATGGGCTCTGGCGCCGTCGGCGATGTTGACGATGGTGCTGGCCGTCGCCGCAGCGGGACTGTGCCTGCTCCAGATTCTCGTCGGCGGCCGATGGCAACCGTGGTTGCTGAGCGCTGGCGCCATCCTGTATATGGGGTATACGGTGTATCTCTATGCCTTCTAA
- a CDS encoding 4-hydroxythreonine-4-phosphate dehydrogenase (MaGe:77309467), producing the protein MPSKRSANARPSLPLLGITMGDPAGIGPEVIAKALAGREVQRLCLPLVIGSVSVMERTIKQLRLKLNVVPVQGHDPVPVKGNVVAVLDPMEKPLKKFKPGAAAAETGGASVEFIKKAVHLAEIGCIDGIVTAPINKEAINMAGCHYPGHTELLADLTGAKESGMMIVGGPLRIMFVTTHVAIKDLSKLLTQAKIEKAIRLAYRALTQLYGIKRPRIGIAALNPHAGEHGLFGNEEARVIGPAARAAQAQGLLVSDPQPADTLFGKAVKGQYDGIVAMYHDQGLIPLKLVAFGTCVNLTVGLPIIRTSVDHGTAFDIVGKGVADPGSLLEAIRLAARIAQSRVMAQTK; encoded by the coding sequence ATGCCTTCTAAACGTTCCGCCAACGCACGACCGTCATTGCCTCTGCTGGGCATCACGATGGGCGATCCTGCTGGGATCGGCCCGGAGGTGATCGCCAAAGCCCTGGCGGGCCGCGAGGTGCAGCGCCTTTGTCTACCGCTAGTCATCGGCTCGGTGTCGGTTATGGAGCGGACCATTAAACAATTGCGTCTCAAGCTGAATGTCGTGCCGGTGCAGGGGCACGATCCCGTGCCAGTGAAGGGGAATGTCGTGGCGGTGCTCGATCCGATGGAGAAGCCGCTGAAGAAATTTAAGCCAGGCGCAGCGGCGGCTGAAACCGGCGGCGCGTCGGTCGAGTTCATCAAAAAGGCGGTGCATCTGGCGGAAATCGGCTGCATCGACGGCATCGTCACGGCGCCGATCAATAAAGAAGCGATCAATATGGCGGGGTGCCACTATCCTGGCCATACCGAGCTACTGGCCGATCTGACCGGCGCCAAAGAGTCCGGCATGATGATCGTCGGCGGTCCGCTCCGGATCATGTTTGTCACGACGCACGTCGCGATTAAGGATCTGTCCAAGCTGCTGACGCAGGCGAAGATCGAAAAGGCGATTCGCCTCGCCTATCGGGCGCTCACGCAGCTCTATGGAATCAAACGGCCCAGGATTGGCATTGCGGCGCTGAATCCCCATGCCGGCGAACATGGCTTATTTGGCAATGAGGAGGCCCGGGTGATTGGCCCAGCCGCGCGCGCCGCGCAAGCCCAAGGCTTGTTGGTCAGCGATCCGCAACCGGCCGATACGTTGTTCGGCAAAGCGGTGAAGGGGCAGTATGACGGCATCGTGGCGATGTATCACGACCAGGGCTTGATCCCGTTGAAGCTGGTGGCGTTCGGAACCTGCGTGAATTTGACGGTGGGGCTTCCTATTATCCGCACCTCCGTCGATCACGGCACGGCGTTCGATATTGTTGGGAAAGGCGTGGCCGATCCGGGCAGTTTGCTGGAAGCGATCAGGCTCGCTGCCAGGATTGCGCAGAGCCGTGTCATGGCACAGACGAAATAG
- a CDS encoding Putative nickel insertion protein (Evidence 3 : Putative function from multiple computational evidences; MaGe:77309469), translated as MGRQLYFDCFSGVSGDMVLGALVDVGLPLAQLRTELKRLKLTGYRLEQRQVHRGALHATKIDVVIQRGFDRPLTVSRIQRVIASSTLPAVVKERSRTVFDHLADAEGLAHRVAKKDVHFHEVGVIDSFIDVVGAVAGCHLLGVTKVTASPVNVGAGTIDSAHGLLPVPGPAVAALAKTVPIYSEGPRCELATPTGMALLRTLAASFGPMPVLESAQVGYGAGDSDPEGWPNALRVFLADETVSSGRAVERVVQIETNLDDLNPQAYEHVMAQLFAVGALDVALIPVIMKRSRPGVVLTCLAPREHTDAVLEVVLQETTALGVRIQELDRQVLPRRFVTVSVTGGSVRMKVGEVGAGWEKAAPEYVDCQKIAVRTGRPLKDVMDEARVAYSRVAPQKSKRGVTARKGIRS; from the coding sequence GTGGGACGACAGTTGTATTTCGATTGTTTCTCGGGCGTGAGCGGCGACATGGTGCTCGGCGCCCTGGTCGATGTTGGACTTCCGCTGGCCCAGTTGCGCACCGAGCTAAAACGTCTGAAGTTGACTGGCTATCGGCTTGAGCAACGGCAGGTGCATCGTGGGGCGCTGCACGCGACCAAAATCGATGTCGTGATCCAGCGCGGATTCGACCGGCCGCTTACAGTCTCGCGCATTCAGCGAGTGATTGCGTCCAGTACCTTGCCGGCGGTCGTCAAAGAGCGGAGCCGGACCGTGTTCGACCATCTTGCGGACGCCGAAGGCCTGGCGCATCGAGTGGCGAAGAAGGATGTTCATTTTCATGAAGTCGGCGTGATCGATTCATTTATCGACGTCGTCGGCGCGGTGGCGGGCTGCCATCTCCTTGGGGTCACAAAGGTCACGGCTTCGCCGGTGAATGTCGGAGCCGGGACAATCGACAGCGCGCACGGTCTGCTTCCGGTTCCCGGTCCCGCTGTCGCGGCGCTTGCGAAGACGGTTCCCATCTACTCGGAAGGGCCGCGCTGCGAATTGGCGACGCCGACGGGGATGGCGCTGCTGCGCACGCTGGCGGCGTCGTTTGGGCCGATGCCCGTGCTGGAGTCCGCGCAGGTCGGATATGGCGCCGGGGATAGCGACCCCGAAGGCTGGCCCAATGCGCTCCGGGTTTTTCTGGCCGACGAGACCGTGTCGAGCGGGCGGGCGGTTGAGCGAGTGGTGCAGATCGAAACGAATCTCGACGACCTCAATCCCCAAGCCTATGAGCATGTGATGGCGCAGCTCTTTGCCGTCGGCGCGCTCGATGTGGCGTTGATTCCCGTTATTATGAAACGCAGCCGGCCTGGGGTCGTCCTGACATGCCTCGCGCCGCGCGAACATACGGATGCCGTGTTGGAGGTGGTGTTGCAGGAAACCACGGCGCTGGGTGTCCGGATTCAGGAACTCGATCGGCAGGTGTTGCCACGGCGGTTTGTCACGGTGAGCGTGACGGGCGGATCGGTGCGGATGAAAGTCGGCGAGGTTGGAGCCGGGTGGGAGAAAGCGGCGCCAGAATATGTGGATTGCCAGAAAATTGCGGTTCGAACCGGCCGGCCGTTGAAAGACGTGATGGATGAAGCGCGGGTCGCGTACTCTCGGGTCGCGCCGCAGAAGAGCAAGCGGGGCGTGACAGCTAGGAAGGGAATTCGTTCGTGA
- a CDS encoding Pyridinium-3,5-biscarboxylic acid mononucleotide synthase (MaGe:77309472) produces MSPEEIEQLLTDVRAGQMTVARAVQRLRGLPFESLGFASLDHHRSLRQGFPEVLLCEGKTAKQSVAIARALIKKGGPFLATRAEPAVAKAIMKLDRRVRYHADARIVAIDRKPARRAGHILVLTAGTADVPVAEEARVTAEVMGSRVETLYDVGVAGLHRLLGKKDRLFEARVAIVVAGMDGVLPSVVGGLVDCPVVAVPTSRGYGASFGGLAALLTMLNSCAAGVGVMNIDNGFGAGCLAHRINLMGSAAYPPAAT; encoded by the coding sequence ATGAGTCCTGAAGAGATTGAGCAGTTATTAACAGATGTGCGCGCCGGCCAGATGACCGTCGCGCGCGCTGTCCAACGGTTGCGCGGCCTGCCGTTTGAAAGCCTCGGGTTTGCCTCGCTGGATCACCATCGGTCGCTTCGCCAGGGATTTCCGGAAGTGCTGTTGTGCGAAGGCAAGACCGCGAAACAGTCGGTCGCCATTGCCCGTGCGTTGATCAAGAAAGGCGGGCCGTTTTTGGCAACCCGCGCTGAGCCGGCTGTGGCGAAAGCCATCATGAAGCTCGATCGCCGGGTCCGGTATCATGCCGATGCGCGCATCGTGGCGATTGACCGCAAGCCGGCGCGGCGCGCGGGGCATATTCTAGTCCTGACCGCCGGGACTGCCGATGTGCCCGTGGCCGAAGAGGCAAGAGTGACGGCGGAGGTGATGGGCAGTCGTGTCGAAACGCTGTACGATGTCGGTGTCGCGGGCCTGCATCGGCTCTTGGGCAAGAAAGACCGTCTCTTTGAAGCGCGCGTGGCGATTGTAGTGGCCGGGATGGATGGCGTGCTGCCGAGCGTGGTCGGAGGGTTGGTGGACTGTCCCGTAGTGGCGGTGCCGACCAGCCGTGGATACGGCGCCAGCTTCGGCGGCCTGGCCGCATTGCTCACGATGCTGAATTCCTGCGCGGCAGGAGTTGGAGTGATGAATATCGATAATGGATTCGGGGCGGGCTGTCTTGCCCATCGCATCAATTTGATGGGCTCCGCCGCGTATCCGCCGGCCGCTACTTGA
- a CDS encoding hypothetical protein (Evidence 4 : Unknown function but conserved in other organisms; MaGe:77309466) — translation MTMSQDASRGLAVIQQQIKELDALAKQTLEDLNTVAGDERVAKWKIRTVSLITEAVGAAEGQKFAAIHPGPSFTNDLVEEFSDTIEGYRTPLAALAKRLAAAPPAASGA, via the coding sequence ATGACGATGTCGCAGGACGCATCTAGAGGCCTTGCCGTGATTCAGCAACAGATCAAAGAGCTGGATGCGCTGGCCAAGCAAACGCTCGAGGATTTGAATACGGTGGCGGGCGACGAACGGGTGGCGAAGTGGAAAATCCGCACGGTCTCGCTCATTACCGAGGCGGTGGGGGCGGCGGAGGGGCAGAAGTTTGCCGCGATTCACCCAGGGCCGTCCTTTACCAACGATTTGGTCGAAGAGTTCAGCGACACGATCGAGGGCTATCGCACCCCGCTGGCGGCGCTGGCCAAACGGTTGGCGGCAGCGCCGCCGGCCGCTTCCGGTGCGTGA
- a CDS encoding hypothetical protein (Evidence 4 : Unknown function but conserved in other organisms; MaGe:77309463), giving the protein MASSALQGATGAAKCLGAVVRWERWKHEDMESVVVRCDGRLCAGLALVGRRRGAG; this is encoded by the coding sequence ATGGCATCGTCGGCGCTGCAGGGCGCGACGGGCGCCGCGAAGTGCTTGGGCGCCGTGGTCCGGTGGGAGCGGTGGAAGCATGAGGACATGGAGAGTGTGGTTGTTCGCTGCGATGGTCGTCTGTGCGCCGGCCTGGCCCTTGTGGGGCGCCGAAGGGGTGCCGGATGA
- a CDS encoding hypothetical protein (Evidence 5 : Unknown function; MaGe:77309470) yields MAATGCSKRPFSKAAASKEARRTLRYVEPLSDARTMLAVFFSILFALSLTALEAYVIPRT; encoded by the coding sequence ATGGCAGCCACAGGATGCTCAAAAAGACCGTTCAGCAAGGCCGCAGCAAGCAAAGAGGCGAGGCGTACGCTCCGGTACGTCGAGCCTCTGAGCGACGCGAGAACGATGCTGGCAGTCTTTTTCAGCATCCTGTTTGCTCTTTCATTGACAGCCTTGGAGGCCTATGTTATCCCCCGTACATGA
- a CDS encoding hypothetical protein (Evidence 4 : Unknown function but conserved in other organisms; MaGe:77309471), translating to MSLTGLMLSCVVGLIILAPLDGFAKTKTPRAPRPEPELKILDLRIAPTPYEAGNGSVEFSVNVQLPKELNDATVLEVSSLISSPSKTSLRFLTHRQALQPQSIKPGEARTTLPISLSWDGNDHRKQLAGPGTYAYEVRVKLLANGEKGLRTMMVAWPKRGELIVK from the coding sequence ATGAGCCTCACGGGTCTGATGCTGAGCTGTGTCGTCGGCCTCATCATACTGGCGCCCCTCGACGGATTCGCCAAAACGAAGACGCCTCGCGCGCCGCGCCCGGAGCCGGAACTCAAGATCTTGGACCTCCGCATCGCGCCCACACCCTATGAAGCAGGCAACGGGTCCGTGGAGTTTTCCGTAAATGTCCAGCTCCCGAAAGAGCTGAATGACGCGACTGTCCTTGAAGTCTCCTCCCTAATCAGCTCTCCGTCGAAAACGTCCTTGCGCTTCCTGACACATCGCCAAGCGCTTCAGCCGCAGTCGATCAAACCGGGAGAAGCGCGAACCACGCTTCCGATCAGCCTGTCTTGGGACGGGAACGATCACCGGAAGCAACTGGCTGGCCCAGGGACCTATGCGTACGAGGTCCGCGTCAAGTTGCTGGCCAACGGGGAAAAAGGCTTGCGCACCATGATGGTGGCCTGGCCTAAACGTGGGGAACTGATCGTCAAGTAG
- a CDS encoding Glycerol-3-phosphate dehydrogenase [NAD(P)+] (MaGe:77309473), protein MQEIRSLGVIGAGAWGTALAKHLAEKGLEIHLWAHEREVVDAINTTRENRVFLPGVPLPRTLTATTSLPEAIERRDGILFVVPSHVTRLVLRKMAPCLQQPIPLISATKGVEEDSSKLMTQIMDEVLPESMEPSLMALSGPSFASELSAGKPTAVCLAGRDAQLVARFQAALMTPALRIYADGDLVGLQLGGALKNVMALAAGVVDGLELGHNARAALITRGLAEIVRLGMAMGADPRTLYGLSGVGDLVLTCTGSLSRNHTVGVRLGQGESLNAILGGMQAVAEGVHTARAALGLARRHQVDMPITQEINAVLFEGKSCRKAVSDLMERDAKPEKGRI, encoded by the coding sequence ATGCAGGAGATCAGATCGCTCGGAGTCATTGGCGCCGGGGCGTGGGGTACGGCGTTGGCGAAACATCTGGCGGAGAAGGGGCTGGAGATTCATCTCTGGGCCCATGAACGCGAGGTGGTCGATGCCATCAATACGACGCGCGAGAATCGCGTGTTTCTTCCTGGTGTTCCGCTCCCCCGCACATTGACGGCGACGACGTCGCTACCGGAGGCGATTGAGCGGCGCGACGGCATTCTGTTCGTCGTCCCATCTCATGTCACGAGACTCGTGCTTCGAAAAATGGCTCCCTGTCTGCAGCAGCCGATTCCGCTCATCAGCGCCACCAAAGGGGTGGAAGAAGACAGCTCAAAATTGATGACGCAGATCATGGACGAAGTGCTCCCGGAATCGATGGAGCCATCTCTCATGGCGTTGTCCGGGCCGAGCTTTGCTAGCGAGCTGAGCGCCGGGAAGCCGACCGCAGTCTGTTTGGCCGGACGGGATGCGCAGTTGGTGGCGCGGTTTCAAGCGGCCTTGATGACCCCCGCGTTGCGAATTTATGCCGACGGCGATCTTGTTGGATTGCAGCTCGGCGGCGCGCTCAAGAATGTGATGGCGCTCGCCGCGGGTGTGGTCGATGGATTGGAGTTGGGACACAACGCGCGCGCCGCCTTGATTACCCGCGGGCTCGCCGAGATTGTGCGATTGGGTATGGCAATGGGGGCGGATCCGCGGACATTATATGGGCTCTCCGGCGTCGGCGATTTGGTCTTAACCTGCACCGGTTCGCTCAGCCGGAATCACACGGTGGGAGTGCGGTTGGGACAGGGCGAATCGCTCAATGCCATTTTGGGCGGGATGCAGGCCGTGGCGGAAGGAGTGCACACGGCCCGGGCCGCGTTGGGCCTCGCGCGCCGGCATCAGGTCGATATGCCGATTACGCAGGAGATCAATGCGGTATTATTCGAAGGAAAATCCTGCCGCAAGGCGGTGAGCGATCTGATGGAGCGGGATGCGAAGCCGGAAAAGGGACGGATATGA
- a CDS encoding Ribosomal RNA small subunit methyltransferase A (MaGe:77309465) codes for MEQRQDSPAAIKRLGQNFLVDPNIVRKIVTLAEVTPDDSVLEIGPGRGALTDVLCKTAGQVTAVEIDPRLHDYLAERQAEWPNLTLVLDDALAYPVERMPVGTIVVANLPYYISTPLLFRLLDQRDRFPRLVLMLQNEVADRLVAKPGSSDYGVLSVMAQYAAEITKAFRVSSQCFRPRPEVGSAVVLLRTRSQRELSPEEEPQFASFVKAAFAHRRKTLVNSLKDEGYDQTRIIGALERLTLSLSVRAEVLSLEQLIQLTRAIVLPV; via the coding sequence ATGGAGCAGCGTCAGGACTCTCCCGCTGCGATCAAACGGCTCGGCCAGAACTTCCTTGTCGATCCCAACATCGTGCGCAAGATCGTTACGCTTGCAGAAGTCACCCCGGACGATTCCGTTCTGGAAATCGGTCCCGGCCGTGGCGCTCTGACCGACGTCTTATGCAAGACGGCCGGCCAGGTTACGGCGGTTGAGATTGATCCACGGCTCCATGACTATCTTGCCGAACGGCAGGCGGAGTGGCCCAATCTGACGCTGGTGCTCGACGATGCGCTCGCCTACCCAGTCGAACGCATGCCGGTGGGGACCATCGTCGTCGCGAATTTGCCGTATTACATCTCGACGCCGTTGCTATTCAGACTGCTGGATCAACGGGACCGGTTTCCGCGCCTTGTGTTGATGCTCCAGAACGAAGTCGCCGACCGGCTGGTCGCCAAGCCCGGCAGTTCAGACTATGGCGTCCTGTCCGTCATGGCGCAGTATGCGGCGGAAATCACCAAAGCCTTTCGCGTCTCCTCCCAATGTTTCCGGCCCAGGCCTGAAGTCGGGTCCGCCGTCGTGTTGCTGCGGACGAGATCGCAGCGGGAGCTCAGTCCTGAAGAAGAGCCCCAATTTGCCTCGTTTGTAAAAGCTGCGTTTGCCCACCGGCGCAAGACGCTGGTGAACTCGCTCAAAGACGAAGGCTACGATCAGACTCGTATCATCGGAGCGCTTGAGCGGCTGACTCTATCCCTGTCGGTCCGGGCAGAAGTGCTCTCGCTGGAGCAACTCATCCAGCTTACGCGCGCCATCGTATTACCGGTCTAA